The Larus michahellis chromosome 2, bLarMic1.1, whole genome shotgun sequence genome window below encodes:
- the CAVIN4 gene encoding caveolae-associated protein 4 has protein sequence MDRREITPEADKTHQNRLSSVTEEEEEQDAAYTIVTVLDKVANIVDSVQASQKRIEERHREMENAVKTIQIDILKLAQAHGNTGYTVNKLLEKTRKVSSTVKEVRARVERQSASVRKVEAKQEEMLKKNKFRVVIYQEETECPSSLSVIKERTAGETLEDDFFPPDDLSSDEEYYIEESKATQFKKSGMRRIDDIKKAFSRENMQKTRQNFGKKVNRLRTRIVTPERRERIRQSGERLKQSGIRIKKTISQAAPTKETFKIHKKNKERTGAEGQEGIQEAGAHIASELAAAEPFTEEISYTEVITKVKKDKNSATKGASQSTEKGVTIPEVVLKQEGKEGGGGGGDDVPLLDLKQSA, from the exons ATGGATCGCCGCGAAATCACCCCGGAGgctgacaaaacccaccaaaatcgTCTCTCCAGCGTcaccgaggaggaggaagaacaagACGCGGCTTACACCATCGTGACGGTCCTGGACAAAGTGGCCAACATTGTGGACAGCGTGCAGGCCAGCCAGAAAAGGATAGAGGAGAGGCACCGGGAGATGGAGAACGCCGTCAAGACCATACAGATCGACATTTTAAAGCTTGCCCAGGCTCACGGCAATACCGGCTACACGGTGAACAAGTTACTGGAGAAAACCCGCAAAGTCAGCTCCACCGTGAAGGAGGTGCGGGCACGCGTGGAGAGGCAGAGCGCCAGCGTGCGGAAGGTGGAAGCCAAACAAGAGGAgatgctgaagaaaaacaaattccgGGTCGTAATCTACCAG GAGGAAACCGAGTGTCCTTCATCTCTCTCTGTCATCAAAGAGAGGACCGCAGGTGAAACTCTAGAGGATGATTTCTTCCCACCTGATGACCTGTCCTCCGATGAAGAATATTACATCGAAGAAAGCAAAGCAACCCAGTTCAAGAAATCAGGCATGAGGCGCATAGATGATATCAAAAAGGCATTTTCGAGGGAAAATATGCAAAAGACGAGACAAAATTTTGGCAAGAAGGTAAACAGGCTTCGAACTAGAATAGTGACCcctgagaggagagagaggatCAGGCAGTCAGGAGAGAGACTGAAACAATCTGGGATAAGGATCAAGAAAACCATTTCACAAGCTGCCCCAACGAAGGAGACGTTCAAgatccataaaaaaaataaagaacgaACAGGAGCCGAAGGTCAGGAGGGGATCCAGGAAGCCGGTGCGCACATCGCCTCTGAGCTCGCAGCAGCAGAGCCCTTCACTGAAGAAATCTCTTACACAGAAGTGATCACTAAGGTAAAGAAAGACAAGAACAGTGCAACAAAAGGTGCTTCCCAGTCGACTGAAAAAGGAGTGACAATCCCAGAAGTTGTTCttaagcaggagggaaaagaaggaggcGGGGGAGGAGGTGATGATGTCCCTTTGCTAGACTTAAAGCAATCAGCATAA